The Stieleria sp. JC731 genome has a segment encoding these proteins:
- a CDS encoding sensor histidine kinase yields the protein MSDRVSALSTMLRSPARILAIVLSLVFIAEVCVMLILPYVIPVFWGDAAKAYIDAILLTLICAPALWWIIISPLRRIAIQEHLRSETIVANASEGILTVDQHGIVRSCNRASTGLLNCDVNSMIGRNASSFFTGFPADLQQVPIKFFAVTQCDHGKSVSVEISISEYPSESQPLYVVILRDLTAAEKSEAERLSRARETEALRAQQMATLAQLATGVAHEIRNPLTSIKMLIQVNRDAFASAGLPTDDLELVENEIRRMERSVNGLLDFARPEEGLHCDFEIREVIRKTTQLIEGRCQQQSVELWIQCPTESMKVRGDAAQIQQLLLNLSLNALDVMPSGGRLVIHCDPSDDSIKISVVDSGSGIREEILQRLFTPFATTKPTGVGLGLSICKRIAESHGGTLTGENRSVGGAEFCLTLPRLGIVLESDSRSANAPCKAY from the coding sequence ATGTCAGATCGAGTCTCAGCTTTGTCGACGATGCTGCGATCCCCCGCACGAATTCTGGCCATCGTGTTATCGCTCGTCTTCATCGCAGAAGTTTGTGTGATGTTAATTCTCCCCTATGTCATCCCAGTCTTCTGGGGCGATGCCGCGAAAGCCTACATCGATGCGATCCTTCTGACTTTGATCTGCGCACCCGCGTTGTGGTGGATCATCATTAGCCCGTTGCGTCGAATTGCGATTCAAGAACACCTGCGGAGTGAAACCATCGTCGCGAATGCGAGCGAAGGGATTCTTACCGTTGATCAGCATGGCATCGTACGGTCATGCAATCGCGCCAGTACTGGGCTGTTGAATTGCGATGTCAATTCTATGATCGGAAGAAACGCAAGCAGCTTTTTCACCGGTTTCCCGGCTGATTTACAGCAAGTGCCAATCAAGTTTTTCGCGGTGACGCAGTGCGATCATGGGAAAAGCGTTTCGGTTGAAATTTCGATCAGTGAATACCCATCGGAATCTCAGCCGCTTTATGTGGTGATTTTGCGAGACCTGACCGCTGCCGAAAAGTCGGAAGCCGAGCGACTGTCACGGGCCCGAGAAACCGAGGCCCTTCGAGCTCAGCAAATGGCGACACTCGCCCAACTTGCGACCGGGGTTGCTCATGAGATTCGTAATCCGTTGACTTCGATCAAGATGTTGATACAGGTTAACCGTGACGCTTTTGCATCGGCCGGTCTACCGACGGATGATCTGGAGCTTGTTGAGAATGAAATTCGCCGTATGGAACGAAGCGTCAACGGACTGCTCGATTTCGCTCGGCCAGAGGAAGGACTGCATTGCGATTTTGAAATCCGTGAAGTCATCCGAAAGACGACTCAATTGATCGAGGGGCGTTGCCAACAGCAGAGTGTCGAGTTGTGGATTCAATGTCCCACTGAGTCGATGAAAGTTCGTGGTGATGCGGCGCAGATTCAGCAACTGCTGTTGAATCTGTCACTAAATGCACTCGATGTGATGCCTTCGGGTGGTCGTCTGGTGATTCACTGCGATCCCAGCGATGATTCGATCAAGATATCCGTCGTTGATAGTGGAAGCGGTATTCGCGAAGAGATACTACAAAGATTGTTTACACCCTTCGCAACGACTAAGCCAACAGGCGTCGGCTTGGGCTTGAGCATTTGCAAACGGATTGCCGAAAGCCACGGCGGAACGTTGACGGGGGAAAATCGGTCTGTGGGCGGAGCCGAATTTTGTTTGACCCTACCGAGACTGGGAATTGTTCTGGAGTCCGATTCACGCTCCGCAAACGCACCATGCAAAGCCTATTAG
- a CDS encoding sigma-54-dependent transcriptional regulator — protein sequence MQSLLVIDDEISICKAFQRAFTSDRLTVHSASTAESGEALFRESLPDVVIVDLSLPDSSGLELFKRLREVDSRVPFIFITGHGTVESAIEATKLGAYDYLFKPLELVEVRSLLDKALNLSRMVRVQPALSDDDLGDAPVGEAIVGRCQAMNEVYKAIGRVASQNITVLLQGESGTGKEVVAQAIYHHSSRSNAPFQAINCAAIPDALLESEIFGHEKGAFTDANRQRIGKLEQVNGGTLFLDEVGDMSPMTQAKLLRVLQDQTFERVGSNDPIKVDVRIIAATNHNLKQLVSEGLFRSDLFFRLSVITIELPPLRNRDGDLPVLAEYFLRKYSRDFGKEIRSVSSEALEHLEQYHWPGNVRELESVIKQSLLSARGHVLLPEFLPSLVVGQTADPNENSASCVLSDGFLDERLQDGATNLYDEAIKLAEHQIIRRTLSFTSGNQLKAATILGISRVTLRSKLKSLNINPVDFA from the coding sequence ATGCAAAGCCTATTAGTTATCGATGATGAGATCTCGATTTGCAAAGCCTTCCAGCGTGCATTTACGAGTGACCGACTGACCGTTCACTCTGCCAGTACGGCTGAATCCGGGGAGGCATTGTTTCGCGAGTCGCTGCCTGATGTAGTGATCGTTGACTTAAGTCTTCCTGATTCGAGCGGCCTCGAACTGTTCAAGCGATTGCGGGAGGTTGACTCACGTGTGCCATTCATCTTTATCACCGGGCACGGCACGGTCGAATCCGCAATCGAAGCAACAAAGCTTGGGGCATATGACTACCTTTTTAAACCGCTCGAACTCGTCGAGGTTCGTTCGCTGCTTGATAAAGCGCTGAACTTAAGTCGCATGGTTCGGGTTCAACCAGCTTTGTCAGACGACGATCTTGGTGACGCCCCAGTCGGCGAAGCGATCGTTGGGCGTTGCCAAGCTATGAACGAGGTTTACAAGGCGATAGGTCGCGTCGCGTCTCAAAACATTACTGTACTTTTGCAGGGAGAGAGCGGCACCGGAAAGGAGGTGGTCGCTCAGGCGATCTATCATCACAGTTCACGATCAAACGCTCCTTTTCAAGCAATCAATTGTGCTGCGATTCCAGACGCACTGCTAGAAAGCGAAATCTTTGGTCACGAGAAAGGCGCCTTTACCGATGCGAATCGACAACGCATCGGTAAGCTGGAGCAGGTTAACGGTGGGACTTTGTTTCTTGACGAAGTTGGCGACATGTCGCCGATGACGCAAGCAAAACTACTTCGCGTACTTCAGGATCAGACCTTTGAACGTGTTGGAAGCAACGACCCGATCAAAGTTGATGTCCGAATTATTGCTGCAACGAATCACAATCTGAAACAGCTTGTCAGCGAAGGCTTGTTTCGTTCCGATCTGTTCTTTCGTCTAAGCGTGATCACGATCGAGCTTCCGCCGCTGCGCAATCGTGACGGCGATCTACCGGTTCTAGCTGAGTATTTTTTGCGGAAGTACAGCCGTGATTTTGGAAAGGAAATCCGCAGCGTTTCCTCGGAGGCACTGGAGCACCTTGAGCAATATCACTGGCCGGGTAATGTACGTGAGTTGGAAAGCGTCATAAAGCAATCGTTGCTATCAGCCCGTGGTCATGTTTTGTTGCCAGAGTTCCTCCCATCATTGGTGGTTGGTCAAACAGCCGACCCCAATGAGAATTCCGCATCATGTGTGCTTTCGGATGGCTTTCTTGACGAACGTCTTCAGGATGGGGCAACCAACCTCTACGACGAAGCGATTAAATTGGCCGAGCATCAGATCATTCGGCGCACGCTCTCTTTTACTTCTGGCAACCAACTCAAAGCCGCCACGATTCTAGGTATTTCTAGGGTGACACTGCGCAGTAAGTTAAAATCCCTGAACATCAATCCGGTGGATTTCGCCTAG
- a CDS encoding methyltransferase family protein codes for MDATVNLKTVETGSAKLYRAIGITYGFGNQLLFLVTVWYLFWFLRDGATSQSHQHWIIRDCSLALFFAFSHSVMLVPRTRKYLTHWIPNAFYDSTFCVVTCVSLLLLFFGWRSSEMVLWEVDGFALQAIRACFYLSWAALFYSLALTGLGYQNGWTPFYFWLRRQKSPRRVFKPRGAYKLIRHPVYLSFLGLVWFTPKMTLDHAALTAIWTGYIFYGSFLKDRRLERFIGEPYRQYEREVPGYPLVAFGPLAKRIEQSSEGESCRATV; via the coding sequence ATGGACGCCACTGTCAACTTGAAGACGGTTGAAACCGGTTCAGCCAAACTCTATCGAGCGATCGGAATCACCTATGGCTTCGGAAATCAGCTGCTGTTTTTGGTGACAGTCTGGTACTTGTTCTGGTTCCTGCGAGATGGTGCGACAAGTCAATCGCATCAGCACTGGATCATTCGCGACTGTTCGCTAGCGCTATTTTTCGCATTTTCGCACAGTGTCATGCTGGTACCGCGAACTCGCAAGTATTTGACGCATTGGATTCCGAACGCCTTTTACGACAGCACCTTTTGTGTCGTCACTTGCGTGAGCTTATTACTGCTTTTCTTTGGTTGGCGAAGCAGCGAAATGGTTTTGTGGGAGGTCGATGGATTTGCTCTGCAAGCGATTCGAGCTTGCTTTTACTTATCATGGGCCGCACTATTCTATTCCTTGGCTTTAACAGGACTCGGATATCAAAACGGTTGGACGCCGTTTTACTTTTGGCTTCGACGACAAAAGTCTCCGCGACGTGTCTTCAAGCCACGTGGTGCCTACAAACTGATCCGGCATCCAGTCTATTTGAGCTTCCTTGGACTTGTCTGGTTCACACCAAAGATGACGCTAGACCACGCCGCTTTGACGGCAATCTGGACAGGCTACATTTTTTACGGCAGCTTTTTGAAAGATCGTCGCTTGGAACGCTTTATCGGTGAACCGTATCGACAATACGAACGCGAAGTTCCCGGGTACCCATTGGTAGCGTTCGGTCCACTGGCTAAACGGATCGAACAGTCAAGCGAAGGGGAATCGTGTCGAGCAACGGTATGA
- a CDS encoding YceI family protein, giving the protein MRIRNFPFVAMIAMLTVAFHFAMGQVGNAQVQEGRTASKHSEDASEASYQPGDVQTQVSRVYVFVDKTGLGHQHGVEAKLKSSTLVLGATEQAGKLVFDMKSFDADTPAARKFVGLTGTTDAGTRSAVNENMKGADILNVERYPTATFELSAATATGKNSKKGLPIYRLEGKFTLHGTTRPLTILAEAEQTRGWLHVQGSFKIKQTDYGITPFSKAFGAIGVANELRIYGNLFVAPTASISMSEIPARQ; this is encoded by the coding sequence ATGCGTATTCGCAATTTTCCCTTCGTCGCAATGATTGCAATGCTGACGGTTGCATTCCACTTTGCGATGGGGCAAGTCGGAAATGCCCAGGTGCAGGAGGGACGGACAGCCTCAAAGCACTCTGAAGATGCTTCAGAAGCGAGCTATCAACCTGGCGATGTGCAAACACAAGTCAGCCGAGTCTACGTGTTTGTTGATAAAACAGGTCTTGGACATCAACACGGTGTCGAAGCCAAGTTAAAGTCAAGCACTCTGGTACTTGGAGCCACCGAGCAAGCCGGAAAGCTGGTGTTCGACATGAAGTCATTTGACGCCGACACACCTGCGGCGAGAAAGTTTGTCGGGCTGACTGGAACCACTGATGCCGGCACAAGATCCGCGGTCAACGAGAACATGAAAGGGGCCGACATTCTTAATGTTGAGCGTTATCCGACTGCAACATTCGAGTTAAGTGCCGCAACGGCTACCGGAAAGAACAGCAAAAAGGGTCTGCCGATCTATCGTCTTGAAGGAAAGTTCACTTTGCACGGCACGACCCGTCCGCTGACGATTCTAGCCGAAGCCGAGCAAACGCGTGGTTGGCTACACGTCCAAGGAAGTTTCAAAATCAAACAGACCGACTATGGGATCACACCGTTTTCGAAAGCCTTTGGTGCGATCGGTGTTGCGAATGAATTACGGATCTACGGTAACCTATTCGTTGCCCCGACGGCAAGTATTTCCATGTCGGAGATTCCAGCTCGTCAATAG
- a CDS encoding DUF2200 domain-containing protein: protein MAPKPHPIFKKTFASLYPAYVAKAERKGRTKAEVDQIIKWMLGYDARGLKKTLNNETTVESFFIDAPKPNPNRELIKGVVCGVRVEEVEDPTMREIRYLDKLIDELAKGKAMEKILRTPS from the coding sequence ATGGCTCCCAAACCGCACCCCATTTTCAAGAAGACTTTTGCATCGCTTTATCCGGCTTACGTCGCGAAGGCGGAGCGAAAGGGGCGGACCAAGGCAGAGGTCGACCAAATCATCAAATGGATGCTTGGATACGATGCCAGGGGTTTAAAGAAGACGTTGAATAACGAAACGACTGTCGAATCATTTTTTATCGATGCTCCCAAGCCCAACCCGAATCGCGAACTTATCAAAGGCGTGGTCTGCGGCGTTCGCGTTGAAGAAGTCGAAGACCCGACGATGCGAGAGATCCGCTATCTCGACAAGCTGATCGACGAACTTGCCAAGGGAAAGGCGATGGAAAAGATTTTGCGAACACCGAGCTAA
- a CDS encoding efflux RND transporter permease subunit, with translation MKDDRRAVARFRLLLIYLLLLAPWIAKGAMMTLQPEPNSPLDWVDGTFAARASYDQFSDDFGAGDVIVISWPGCTLDNPSLDRFTKSLRKAPAFQDSGQWVFHSVISGREVFQRLTSPPLSIPVDEAKRRLSSSLLGPDGKTTAVVIGFNKTGLRKRGDLVPLIRAAAVRYGSAKYQDLHLAGPIIDGYEVDLASQATMSRFAPLSSLVVFCVCILCLNSLHVAILVFGVASLCQAISLAILHYAGGTMTALLIVLPPLIQVLAIAGGIHLVNYYIDCQSNANNAPPNDDERDVVSRKAVFQALRIGWLPCILSSGTTAIGLGSLAVSGLIAVREFGVFSAIGVVLTAVLILSLLPGLIYWKTPKYQATPRQMPSKAWDTLMALQSKGATWISLIGITLMIGLGYGVAQLKASVRIETLFGDESRLIRDYTWIEANVGPLVPIEVIVRFDSHTRPNAESRLAMLSKIEECLANETQVVSVTSCQAFMPSSPVPIVGDYAEQYFDGAKQSAQQFGYFVTDSESDRFRISANLSAFGNQDYGLILQDLHARLNDVVAADSSMEIKLSGLMPLVHEIQRQLLHDLFASFITAFALIAVVMTIVQAGLFAGLTAMIPNVFPSLALFGYLGWLGHPIDIGSIMTASVAMGIAVDDTLHFLNFYDRRIDAGDTRHEAVYSAYRHCGRAMIQTTLICGSGLAIFALSNFMPTARFAWMMVLLLAAALVGDLLLLPALLIIRRDKALTKS, from the coding sequence ATGAAAGACGATCGCCGTGCGGTAGCACGTTTTCGATTGCTGCTTATTTACTTGCTGCTACTTGCGCCGTGGATCGCCAAAGGAGCGATGATGACGCTGCAGCCGGAACCAAACTCGCCTTTGGACTGGGTTGATGGTACGTTTGCAGCGCGAGCCAGCTATGACCAATTCTCGGACGACTTTGGTGCGGGCGATGTTATCGTCATCAGTTGGCCCGGTTGTACGCTCGACAATCCAAGTCTCGATCGATTTACCAAATCGCTTCGCAAAGCGCCTGCATTTCAGGATTCAGGCCAGTGGGTCTTCCACTCTGTAATTTCGGGACGTGAAGTCTTTCAACGACTGACTTCACCACCACTTTCCATCCCTGTCGACGAAGCCAAGAGGCGTCTGAGTTCATCACTTTTAGGCCCGGATGGCAAAACCACCGCGGTTGTCATCGGTTTCAATAAAACCGGCTTGCGAAAGCGTGGTGATCTAGTTCCCCTGATTCGTGCCGCGGCCGTGCGATATGGATCTGCCAAGTATCAAGATTTGCATTTGGCAGGACCAATCATTGATGGTTATGAAGTCGATTTAGCCAGCCAGGCAACGATGAGTCGATTTGCCCCGTTGTCGTCTCTTGTCGTCTTCTGCGTCTGTATCCTCTGCTTGAACTCGCTCCATGTAGCGATACTTGTTTTTGGAGTCGCGTCGCTCTGCCAGGCAATCTCACTTGCAATCCTGCACTATGCCGGCGGTACGATGACCGCTTTGCTGATTGTCTTGCCACCGCTGATTCAGGTATTGGCAATCGCCGGGGGAATCCACCTTGTCAATTACTACATCGACTGTCAAAGCAATGCAAACAATGCACCCCCGAACGATGACGAGCGCGACGTCGTTTCAAGAAAGGCCGTTTTCCAAGCGTTACGGATCGGTTGGTTGCCTTGCATCCTATCAAGCGGAACCACCGCGATCGGTCTCGGCTCTCTCGCAGTAAGCGGTCTTATTGCGGTGCGAGAATTCGGAGTTTTTTCAGCAATTGGCGTAGTATTGACGGCAGTGCTAATACTTTCCCTGCTTCCAGGATTGATCTACTGGAAGACGCCGAAATACCAAGCGACGCCTCGTCAAATGCCATCGAAAGCCTGGGATACGCTGATGGCTTTGCAAAGCAAAGGAGCCACTTGGATCAGTTTGATTGGAATCACGCTAATGATTGGGCTCGGATATGGTGTCGCGCAACTAAAAGCGTCGGTTCGGATTGAAACCCTGTTCGGTGACGAGTCTCGACTAATTCGCGACTACACCTGGATTGAAGCGAACGTTGGGCCACTTGTTCCGATCGAGGTCATCGTACGATTTGATAGTCACACGCGTCCAAACGCAGAAAGCCGACTGGCGATGCTAAGCAAAATCGAGGAATGCCTTGCAAATGAAACTCAGGTCGTTTCGGTAACCTCTTGTCAAGCTTTCATGCCATCGTCTCCCGTACCAATTGTGGGCGACTACGCAGAACAGTACTTTGATGGCGCCAAACAATCAGCCCAGCAATTTGGATACTTCGTCACCGATAGCGAGTCCGACCGTTTTCGAATCTCGGCCAACTTGAGTGCGTTTGGCAATCAGGACTACGGACTGATTTTGCAAGACCTGCATGCTCGATTGAACGATGTGGTGGCCGCTGATTCTTCGATGGAAATAAAGCTATCCGGCTTGATGCCTTTGGTTCATGAAATCCAACGTCAGTTGCTTCACGATCTCTTCGCTAGCTTTATCACCGCATTTGCATTGATCGCCGTGGTAATGACGATTGTCCAAGCTGGACTTTTCGCCGGGCTGACGGCGATGATCCCCAATGTGTTTCCATCACTTGCGCTATTCGGTTATCTTGGTTGGCTCGGTCATCCAATTGATATCGGATCGATCATGACGGCGAGCGTTGCGATGGGAATCGCAGTCGATGACACGTTGCACTTTCTGAATTTCTATGACCGACGGATCGATGCAGGGGACACGCGACATGAAGCCGTCTACTCGGCGTATCGACACTGCGGTCGTGCAATGATTCAGACCACGCTGATCTGTGGAAGCGGACTCGCTATTTTTGCTTTGAGCAACTTCATGCCCACTGCCAGATTTGCATGGATGATGGTGCTGTTACTCGCGGCGGCATTGGTTGGTGATCTGCTGCTGTTACCAGCCCTACTCATAATTCGCCGCGACAAAGCGTTGACAAAATCCTGA
- a CDS encoding DUF4262 domain-containing protein, whose protein sequence is MRFQRATYWLLYFGSATSMNERDLAIERIRKNIQESGFHLYQLLPNSTPGFFYTIGLTERIGAEIVLAGCGFYSPEQLVQIVQELAQQFTLDGDFEIKLKSQGVFTFHEVETTWSKKLLAGAIDYYSNEEILAFQVMPEQDKMTLDVPDMTEAYDPEACGGWRWLTEPWPYDVAAESKAVTNVDALLGYPITEVTRWEKDQWEMFSGAGPEVDPADIRVVPLATLIGEDDSLEPVLKLDLEQGIWREDAESDWNAWD, encoded by the coding sequence ATGCGGTTTCAGCGAGCAACCTACTGGCTTCTTTACTTTGGAAGTGCGACATCGATGAACGAGCGAGACCTTGCGATTGAGAGAATCCGAAAGAACATTCAGGAATCCGGATTTCACCTCTACCAACTCCTTCCCAATTCGACGCCGGGTTTCTTTTACACGATTGGCTTGACCGAAAGGATCGGTGCGGAAATCGTCCTTGCCGGGTGTGGGTTCTATTCGCCTGAGCAGCTCGTTCAAATCGTGCAGGAACTTGCTCAACAGTTCACGCTCGACGGCGACTTCGAAATCAAGCTGAAATCCCAAGGTGTTTTTACTTTTCACGAAGTGGAGACTACTTGGAGTAAGAAACTGTTGGCGGGTGCGATTGACTACTATTCCAACGAAGAAATTCTGGCGTTCCAGGTGATGCCTGAACAAGACAAGATGACGTTGGACGTTCCGGATATGACAGAAGCATACGATCCTGAAGCGTGTGGCGGTTGGCGGTGGCTGACAGAGCCATGGCCGTATGATGTCGCTGCAGAAAGCAAAGCCGTGACCAATGTTGATGCTTTGCTTGGATATCCGATTACGGAAGTAACTCGCTGGGAAAAGGACCAGTGGGAGATGTTTAGTGGTGCTGGCCCCGAAGTTGATCCAGCGGATATCCGTGTCGTTCCGCTAGCGACTCTGATTGGCGAAGACGATTCTCTCGAACCGGTGCTGAAACTAGATTTGGAACAAGGTATCTGGCGAGAAGATGCGGAGTCCGACTGGAACGCATGGGACTGA
- a CDS encoding class I SAM-dependent methyltransferase encodes MIAVDTVKKASIRSHYQLGTLFYRLLWGPHIHHGLWHADEAPSVAQCQLTDALADLAEISPGQKIVDIGCGMGGSSIRLAKRRGIHATGVTLSPIQAHWATVSSRLQRINSSTQFIAHDAETVVFPESSFDLVWSVECTEHLFDKPAFFANAAKWLRPGGRIAICVWFEGEDTSRSDHHQQCVEVCERFVCPSLATRKDYAGWMEDQGLTIRHNVEWTQHVTKTWEICKQRVSRTGVRHLAKVLDRKQVDFIDGFDALLNAYRSGAMQYGAIVAQKPMSL; translated from the coding sequence ATGATCGCCGTCGATACCGTCAAAAAAGCTTCCATACGAAGCCACTATCAGCTCGGAACCTTATTTTACCGATTGTTGTGGGGACCACACATCCATCATGGCCTCTGGCATGCGGACGAGGCTCCCAGCGTTGCGCAATGCCAACTGACCGATGCGTTGGCCGATCTCGCCGAAATTTCCCCAGGGCAAAAAATCGTCGATATAGGTTGTGGCATGGGAGGATCGTCCATTCGTTTGGCAAAGCGACGTGGCATCCATGCGACAGGCGTGACCCTCAGTCCTATTCAGGCCCATTGGGCAACGGTTTCTTCACGACTTCAACGTATCAACTCATCGACGCAGTTCATCGCGCACGATGCAGAAACAGTTGTGTTCCCAGAAAGCTCATTCGATCTCGTCTGGAGTGTTGAATGCACCGAACACCTGTTCGATAAGCCTGCCTTCTTTGCCAATGCCGCCAAATGGCTACGCCCCGGTGGGCGGATTGCGATCTGTGTCTGGTTCGAAGGTGAAGACACCAGTCGATCGGATCATCATCAGCAATGCGTCGAAGTCTGTGAGCGTTTTGTTTGCCCTTCACTTGCAACCCGAAAAGACTACGCGGGATGGATGGAAGACCAAGGGCTGACGATCCGGCACAATGTCGAGTGGACACAACACGTCACCAAGACTTGGGAAATTTGCAAACAACGCGTTAGCCGGACAGGAGTACGGCACCTTGCGAAAGTGCTCGATCGGAAACAGGTCGATTTCATCGACGGTTTCGATGCACTATTAAACGCTTATCGATCCGGTGCGATGCAGTACGGTGCGATTGTCGCGCAGAAACCGATGTCATTGTAA
- a CDS encoding efflux RND transporter periplasmic adaptor subunit, translating to MTTFRNAKKHFARGWLALLGILIALGGLLTVGAAPKLTRKRQADEIASQALNQPPLVTVTDVELTDAFHRFSLPGSTIANQQTWLYARADGYLKDQRVDIGDDVSKGQLLAVIEAPEVKAELNAASAAVSQAEAELQRINAELELAKLRLVRERRLVQSNATSQETVDQREAEYKVSLAAKEMAVATIEAKRAEVERLDQEIEFQQIQAPFDGVITARSYDVGALITDDAPEQTPGLYRVSELKRLRVVVDVPQQYATTLAIGDTVLVRRPDSQSEEIVAKISRTTQSIAPEARTLRVEIEIPNEARTLLPGMYIETEFIVQQAPRVLIPSGALITRSQGTKVALLGDGDTVRYREVTVLRDRGSSLELSSGLTGDETLIIRPGDDLKEGTKIRAVRSKS from the coding sequence ATGACCACATTCCGCAATGCAAAAAAACACTTCGCCCGAGGTTGGCTGGCCCTGCTGGGCATTTTGATTGCCTTGGGAGGGCTGCTGACCGTTGGCGCGGCGCCGAAGTTAACACGGAAACGTCAGGCCGACGAGATAGCGTCGCAGGCTCTGAATCAGCCGCCTCTTGTCACGGTCACCGACGTTGAGCTAACCGATGCATTTCATCGGTTTAGCTTGCCAGGTAGCACGATCGCCAACCAACAGACGTGGCTCTACGCGCGAGCCGACGGATATTTGAAGGATCAACGCGTCGACATTGGGGATGACGTTAGCAAAGGACAGCTGCTGGCTGTCATCGAAGCTCCAGAAGTAAAAGCGGAATTGAACGCGGCCAGTGCGGCCGTTTCGCAAGCCGAAGCTGAACTGCAACGGATCAATGCTGAACTAGAGTTGGCAAAACTTCGATTGGTTCGTGAACGGCGGCTCGTCCAAAGTAACGCGACATCGCAAGAAACGGTCGATCAACGTGAAGCCGAATACAAAGTTTCGTTGGCTGCTAAGGAAATGGCGGTAGCTACAATCGAAGCCAAACGAGCCGAAGTCGAGCGTCTAGATCAAGAGATCGAATTTCAGCAGATTCAAGCTCCCTTCGATGGAGTGATTACTGCGAGATCGTACGATGTCGGTGCTTTAATTACCGACGATGCACCAGAGCAAACGCCAGGGCTTTACCGAGTTTCGGAACTCAAGCGACTGCGTGTTGTTGTCGATGTGCCGCAACAATACGCCACAACGCTTGCAATTGGAGACACTGTCCTCGTTCGGCGTCCTGATAGTCAATCCGAAGAGATCGTGGCTAAAATTAGTCGAACGACGCAGTCCATTGCTCCGGAAGCGAGAACGCTTCGCGTCGAAATTGAGATTCCCAACGAAGCTCGAACGCTGCTACCGGGAATGTACATTGAAACGGAATTTATTGTCCAACAGGCGCCGCGAGTGTTAATTCCGTCAGGGGCTCTAATAACGAGGAGCCAAGGAACGAAGGTTGCGCTGCTAGGGGACGGAGATACCGTTCGCTACAGGGAAGTCACTGTGCTACGAGATCGTGGATCGTCGTTGGAATTAAGCTCTGGGCTGACCGGCGATGAAACGTTGATCATACGGCCTGGCGACGATTTGAAAGAAGGGACGAAGATTCGAGCGGTGCGATCGAAGTCGTAG
- a CDS encoding aldo/keto reductase — protein MKKNTLGNSGFSIAPLALGANVFGWTIDENASFKILDAFVDYGFDFIDTANMYSTWVEGNQGGESETIIGNWLSKSGKRDNVVLATKVGMEMGDGSKGLKKDYILKSVEDSLRRLQTDHIDLYQSHQDDKDTPFEETLSAYDELIKAGKVRAIGASNYTADRLAEAIKVSKDANLPTYISLQPEYNLYDRAGFENELEPLCLSEGLGVISYYSLASGFLTGKYRSESDLGKSARGGGIGEKYLNDRGLTILSALDEVAAAHETVPVVISLAWLMQRPSITAPIASATSVEQLSQLVKAAEIQLTDSQVDQLNSASEAAQSAM, from the coding sequence ATGAAAAAGAACACGCTCGGCAATTCGGGATTCTCAATCGCGCCACTTGCACTCGGCGCAAATGTGTTCGGCTGGACAATCGACGAGAATGCTTCCTTCAAAATTCTTGATGCTTTCGTCGATTACGGCTTCGATTTTATCGACACTGCAAACATGTATTCCACATGGGTAGAAGGAAACCAAGGTGGCGAATCCGAAACGATCATCGGCAACTGGCTTTCTAAAAGCGGAAAGCGAGACAATGTCGTCTTGGCCACCAAAGTGGGCATGGAAATGGGTGACGGATCAAAAGGTCTTAAGAAAGATTACATCTTGAAGTCAGTCGAAGACTCGTTGCGGCGGTTGCAAACCGACCACATTGATCTGTATCAGTCACACCAGGACGATAAAGACACGCCATTCGAAGAGACCCTCTCGGCGTATGATGAGTTGATCAAAGCCGGAAAAGTTCGTGCGATTGGCGCATCGAATTACACGGCCGATCGATTGGCCGAGGCCATAAAGGTCAGCAAAGATGCGAATTTACCAACCTACATCTCGCTGCAACCGGAGTACAACCTGTACGATCGAGCTGGCTTTGAAAATGAACTCGAACCGCTGTGTCTTTCCGAAGGCCTTGGAGTGATTAGTTACTATTCACTTGCGAGTGGATTTTTGACCGGGAAGTATCGATCCGAATCGGACCTCGGCAAAAGTGCTCGCGGCGGAGGCATCGGTGAAAAGTATCTAAACGATCGTGGCCTGACAATTCTGTCTGCACTTGACGAAGTCGCCGCCGCTCACGAAACAGTCCCCGTTGTGATCTCTTTAGCATGGTTGATGCAACGACCAAGTATCACCGCGCCGATTGCCAGCGCGACGAGTGTCGAGCAACTTTCGCAGCTCGTCAAAGCCGCCGAGATCCAACTGACAGACAGCCAAGTCGATCAACTGAACTCCGCAAGCGAAGCTGCTCAGTCCGCAATGTAA